The genome window TATCAGGCCCTTTTATAAAGTCTTCTTTTTTTAATGGTCCCGGGGTAACCTTATCAAGTAATTTAGGCAGGTCAGCTTTTTTTTGCCAGTACTTCAATGAATCGCGAAAAGCTTTATCATTTTTTAATGCACGATAAATACTAAGCTTTTCCTGAACAATGCTATCCGCCGGGCGTTGCGGATTTGCAGGCACCCTCAACACCCTAAACCCATCCTGTGCCAGTGTTCCAGAAAGGGCACTCCTTAGAAAATGCATCTGCGAGTTTTCATAAACTTCCTGCCTGCTTTGTAGCCATTGCTTTTCCTCTTCGGGACTACCTTTCATTGCTTCAAATTGTACAATCCCTGAATAGCTGAAGATATGACTTTGATCCTCTGCAAAATTGAGCATGAAATTTTTAAGCAGGTATTTTATTTTATAACCTAATGCATCGTTCTTAATTATCAAAAAATCAATTGATGAGGCTGTAAGGGTATTGGTTGCGCCGTCGTAATTAAAATCAAGCAATTCAGGATTCAAAATTTTGCACTCCCTGGCAAGGGTCAAAGTGCCTAAAAACTCTGCCTTGAACCATTCAAGATATCGTGGCCTGTCTGAATCGCCCCCCTTTTTGGCTTTTATGGTCACCGCGCTTATTGCAATTGATTTTGGAAAAATGGTAATAGTTTGCAGATCAATATTACTATTATTAACAGTGACGGTTTTATTATAGGTTTCAAAACCCACACAAGAAATAACCAGTTCATATTTACCTGGTTTTAAATTACTTAATATAAAAGCACCATCAGCCGCAGTCGGGTTACCTATCGTAGTATTGCTCAAAAACACATTTGCATTTACCAAAGGCCTGGTATCGGCCTGGTTAATAACACGCCCTGTTATAGTATATTGCGCGAAACTGTACTCGGCAAGAAAAAGCAACGATATTGTTAAGGTAAGGAATTTCATTACCTAAAACTATTGAAAAAGCCCGATTAATCCAATCTGCTGTATTAATTAAAATCGACTGTGTTATTTGATACGTGGATATTTTATCCCTCAATTAAATTATATAACTTTCGGCTGTGAATAAACTTTATCATTTGTGTTAGTTAAAACTTTTGGAAGTGCGGTTTATGGGATTGAAGCAATTACGATCACCATTGAAGTAAATATAAGCTCGGGTAAGCTGGCCTACTTTATTGTGGGCTTACCTGATAATGCGGTTCGGGAATCAATGCAGCGGATTGAGGCTGCCCTGCAAACTAATAATTACAGGATGCCCCGACAGCGGATAGTGGTAAATATGGCTCCGGCAGATATCCGCAAAGAAGGCTCGGCCTATGACCTCACCATAGCCACTGCCATATTGGCCAGTTCGGGACAAATAGAGAATGAAGACCTTGAGAAATATCTTATCATGGGTGAATTATCTCTTGACGGCAGCCTGCAACCTATAAAAGGTGCCCTGCCTATTGCTATACAAGCGAGAAAAGAAGGGTATAAAGGTTTTATTTTACCCAAACAAAACGCCAGGGAAGCTGCCATAGTAAATGAACTGGAAGTATATGGGGTAGAGAATATAAAAGAAGTGGTTGGCTTTTTTAACGGCGAAACGCAGCTAACCCCGGAAGTTGTAAATACCCGCGACGAATTTTTTAAAAGCCTCACCAATTACGACAGCGACTTTAGCGAGGTACGCGGCCAGGAAAATATAAAACGCGCCCTTGAAATAGCCGCAGCAGGCGGACATAATGTAATATTGATTGGGCCGCCGGGAGCTGGTAAGACCATGCTGGCTCGCAGGTTGCCATCCATTTTGCCGCCACTAAGTTTATACGAATCATTAGAGACCACGAAGATTCATTCAGTTGCAGGTAAATTATCTGCTGCCGATGCACTGGTTACCACCCGGCCGTTCCGCTCTCCGCACCATACCATTAGTGATGTGGCCCTTGTCGGCGGCGGCAGCAACCCCCAACCCGGTGAAATTTCACTGGCACATAATGGTGTTTTGTTTTTGGATGAATTACCTGAATTTAAACGCAGTGCTCTTGAAGTAATGCGCCAGCCATTGGAAGAACGCCGGGTAACTATTTCACGAGCCAAGTTTACAGTTGATTACCCGAGCTCATTTATGTTGGTGGCAAGCATGAATCCATGCCCTTGCGGCTATTTTAATCACCCGGAAAAGGATTGCATTTGCCCGCCTGGGGTAGTGCAAAAGTATTTAAGCAAAATTTCCGGCCCTCTCCTGGACCGTATTGACCTGCACGTAGAGGTAACTCCAGTAAATTTTACCGAGCTGGCATCTGACCGGCTTGCTGAAAAGAGCGAATTTATTCGTAACAGGGTTATTAAAGCACGCGATGTACAGGCCGAACGTTTCGGCAACAAACCCGAACTGCATGCAAATGCTCAGATGAGCCCCCAAATGGTGCGGGATATTTGCAAAATAGGTGATGCGGGCCAGGCGCTACTTAAAAGAGCCATGGAAAAATTGGGCCTTTCTGCCAGGGCTTATGACCGTATTCTGAAGGTTTCGCGCACTATTGCTGACCTGGCTGGCAGCGAACAAATAGAATTGGAGCACCTGGCGGAGGCGATAAATTTCAGAAGCCTGGATAGAGAAGGCTGGGCGGGATAGTTAAAGTTAATAAGCATTATGCCCGGTATCTTTTTTTAACGACATTGCGACCAACGTTAAAACCCTGTCAAGTAACCGTTCATATTTATCAGACTGATTGGTCTTTTAGGGGAATTATTTACCCGTCCCGCTGTTACTTATTATTAAGTATTTACATTACACACAAAAATACACAGCTAATACTTAAATAATTACGTTCCATCAAAGTATTGGAATGGGTTTTGCATGTTCGCCATTATATGAACTCAATTTTAATATAATGGATAAAATTAACATCCTGGTGATTGACGATAACCCGATAGAGCATACCATTATGCAAAGGATGTTTGATAAATTCCAATTGTTCCCGAAGGCTTCGCATAGCCTTGATGCACGATTAAGCATGGATATTTTTGAACAGCATTATTCAACGCTGGATCTAATACCTGATGTGGTTTTCCTGGATTTGAACATGCCCGATTTTAGCGGATGGAATTTCCTTGAAAGCTTTGAAAACGTTTACAAAAAAATCAAAAAGCCGGTGGATATATATATCCTAACTTCCTCTATTGATAATAAAGATAAACGGCTTCCTGATCAATATCCATTTGTAAAAGCATGTATAACCAAGCCCATAAAGATGGATACCTTGCTTAACCTTCATTCGTTATATCACTCTTCAAAAGCGGCCAGCTAAATAGAAATTTTCGATTAAAAAATTTAACCTGAATTGTGTAGCGGATTTGTTAAAATGGCCGTATTATTAATAAAAGCCATAAACAAACCTATACACAATGAGGATAAATTTAACCCGCGCTCTATTTTTATCAATATCAATTGTTTTTTTCATTTCATCGTGCAAAAAAAGCGCTGACAATTCTAAACTGCAAACATTGATGATTGATTATAGTAATAGTGGAAAAACTATTAAGGTTTCCAGGGGACAAATCATAAACTTAACCCTTGGCAATCCGGGTGATGGCGGCTATGTTTTTGACGCTCCGGAATATAATTCAAAAGTATTGAGCCTGATCGCTAATACACACCAGCCACCCATATCAAATGCTATTGGTGATTTCGGGAAGGATATCTGGCAATTTAAGGCCCTGGCGAGCGGCAGCAGCAATTTAACTATAACAGCAACACGATCATTCGATAAAAACAACCCGGTTGTTATGTTCTCCGGCACTATTGCGGTGAATTGAACAAGTTTAATTCACCCGCTAATTCGCAGATCTATAAAATACATTCCTTTTTTAGCCGGGCACCATACCTTATAATGCTAATATTTTTTCAGATTAAAAAGATGGTCCCGATAACCTTATATTGTCTTGTGGCAGGATCCCCTGAGCTAACACCTGCTAATTTACAACCCATGAGCAGAACTACCAGGCTATATGTTGCGATACACAAAGTATTTCACCTGTAAAATCAAGTAAAGCAGCATAAAATTATACTATTAGTTAACAAGCCATTTACCATAACGCTCGCGTATTTAGCGTATTAGACGTATAAATATATTTTATTCCTAAATATAATTTATTAATAAGAAAACACTTGTTTTTATTACAGGGAATCTATAGCTTCACATCGATTTAGCTAATGGACAATCCCAACAAGAAGATTATCATTTTTGACGACGACGAAGACATCCTTTCTATCTGTAGCTTTATTTTAGAAGAACAGGGATGGGTAGTAAGTGCATTTGCAGACTGCAATAATATTATAGAAAAGGTTTCGGCTATTATGCCAAATGTTATCCTGATGGATAACTGGATCCCCGACGATGGTGGTATTGTTGCCACAAAAAAAATAAAACAAAGCAAAAACCTGAAACACATCCCGATTATTTATTTTTCGGCAAACAGCGACATTGAGTTGTTGGCTAATGATGCCGGTGCCGAAACTTACCTGGCCAAACCTTTTGACCTTGAAGATCTGGAACGCGTTATTAATTCAGTATTGACACAAACTGCAAAATAAATCAAGGTACTATTTATATTTAAAGAGCTTCGCTGTAATACAGTGAAGCTCTTTTTTCTGTTATATTAGTTAGGCGAGTTGTCAGGTCCGCCTCCCCCGTCACGACGGCCACCGCCATCGCCGCCCCTTCTGAAGCCGCGGGAGGCCGGATCACCTTGCACAGGTGATTTACCCGCAAATTTTTGCAGGCGTAGCGTAAACGTAGCCAGGTAATAACGGGAAAGCCTGTTAACCTGGGTTTGGGTAACTGAGCTGGCGCTTGTTGCAGATGAAAAACCGGTATTTTGGTTAAATAAATCAAATGCCGAAAGGCGAATGGTCCCCCTGTGATCTTTCATGAACCTGCGTTCAAGGTATAAATTCAAAATATCAGGATTTGTCACTTTTACGCTTGAGGCGTAACCATAGTTAGAAACATGCGAGTAATCATAACTGAAGGTCCAGTCGCCAAAATAGTTTTTTCCATTTATGCCCGAACTCCAGGCTCTTACATTTGAAACAGCGTCAGTAAGCGGATTTACAATTGAGTTGCTGGTTCTGTTTACGCTGTAGCTTGTAAAAACCTGTGCATCAATATGATCGGTAATATCAACTCTGAAACTTACTTTTGGTGTAAATTGCAGGTTCTTAGCAATATTTTTTTCAGTGGTTTCAGCACCCGTAGTATCTACATTACTTAAATAACCTACGTTATTGGTATAATTAACGGTTCCATCAAGCGATACGACGTACCTTCGGTTAGCCCATGGTTTTTGATAGGTTACCCGGGTGCTTAAGTTGTAATAACCACCTGCATTAAGGTATTGAGTTAAGATGGTATTCTGAAATCTTGGATCCCTGGCATAAACACGTGGATAGGTAATGGTGTTGGTAACAACAGAGTTCTGAATCTGCTGTAAATTTACGTAAGCAAAAAATACATCGCCGGTTGCAAAACTAAAATTGTTATATCTTATCTGAAAATTGTTAGTGAACTGCGGCTTAAGGTTTGGATTACCCTCGGTTGGGTATGACGCATTTGAAAAGTCAAAAACAGGCTGCAGCTGCGTAAAGCTCGGCTGGCTGCTTGATCCGTTATAATTTAAGCTGAATACCTTACCGCGTGAGAAATTGTATACAAATCTTGCAGACGGGATGACATTAAACGTTGAAATATGAGTTGAAAGATTGGTTAGCGGTGAATATCCGTCCAATACAGATGGCTGCACGCCCAAGCCTAAAACATAATTATATTTCTTTTCGATAAAAAGGTAGTTCAATCCAACCCGGTTGGTTGTAAAGTTATAATTGTAACGGGTGCTTAGCGCACTGTCATTCCTAAACGAAACTGACGATGCATCAAATAAAGTATCTGTTTGTTTATCATTATTTGTAACTGAACGGTTATAGGCATAATTCAACTCTAGGAATGAGCGCTTACCCATGGGCTCGCGGTATGAAAAGTTTATGCCGTATGTAGTAGTTTGGCTTGCAACGTTAATGAGCTGGTTAGCCGGAGAAGTTGGTGCGCCAACTGTAAAATCGTACAATGGATTTTGGAATGAATTACTATGGCCGGAACTAACACTGGCATTGATACTTAAATTGCGGCGGTGATTAAATTTATGGTTATACAAAGCGTTAAAACCATAATTAGGTGACTGCGAATTTCCTATTGTGGTTGATGTATATGCTGAACTTACCGACCCGTTCCTCAAAAAATTAACGGTCTCAAAATCGTTTGTAGTAGCACCTGAATACGTAAAGTTAGGTACCACTTTAAGATAGTTAGCTGTGTCAGGCTTATATTCCATATTCCAGTTAAATCTGTGGTTTATCTTGCCGTCGGTTTCGTTGCTGTTTTGCTGCTGGATAGAGGGATTGGTAGGCGAGGTATTTTGCTGCGATATATTGTTAATGGTATTGGTTGTATTATCCATGAAGCTGTAGCTGCCGTACACTGATAATTTCTTACCCCATTGATCGCGAAAATTTGCTCCGATAGAATGCGCAAGAGTAGTTCCGTTTGCGGTTGTAGTAAGACTGCCTGTATTGCCGCCGCCGCGCCCGGCATTTCCCCTGCCACCGCCGCCACCCGCACCACCGCCGCCGGTACTGCCGAAAGTGAACGTATTCACATTGGTATTATTTATGCTCCCTAAAACGGCAATTTGCTGATCGCCTTTAAAATTGAAGGCATTTAAAGATGTCAGGTAGCGGTTTTTATTAGGGATACCCTGGTCCTGCGGAAGCGCGTCGCTGCCATCGCCTGCTGTTGCCTGACCAAAATAACCGTAGTTTTTATCCTTACGAACAGTAATATTCATTATTTTATCTGGATCACCAGTTTTAACACCGGTTAGATTGGCCTGATCCCCGTAATCATCAATCATCTGGATATTCTCAACTACGTCGGCCGGCAGATTTTTAAGTGCGCTCTGCACATCGCCACCCATAAAATCTTTACCATTGATACGCACTTTAGTAACCTGTTTACCCTGTGTGCTTACATTGCCGTTAATGTCAACATCAACTCCCGGCAGTTTTTTTACCAGGTCCTCAACCGGCGCGTTTTCACGTACCTTATAGGCACTTGCCTGGTACTGAACGGTATCTTCTTTTAGCGTAACAGGTACCACGCCTACAATAGTTACCTCGTTCAGCATTTTCGATTCGGTTTTTAAAACTATATTCCCTAAATCAGACGGTGTATTGGCATTATCTAAAGTATAATGCCTTTTTAGCGCCTGGTAGCCAATTGAAGTAATGGTAATGGTTAATTTGGCACCCTTAACGCCCTGGAAAGTAAACTTTCCATTAACATCGGCTATAGCTATTGTGCTGTCGCCCTTATCTGATACTAATTTAATGTTGGCAGAGGGTACCGACAACCTGGTAGAATCGACAACGGTGCCATGCACTTCGCGCCCTGTCTGGGCAAAAGAATAAGTAATTGAAATTAAAGCAATTATTGTAATAAGTAGTAATGATTTCATTTTTCTTTTTAATGCGCTTCGGGGGTTAATAATATCTAAAGACATTAACTTATCGCAAATGTTCAATTAAAAATCACTAAATGATTAATAATCATAGCATTGTTACATATAAACAAAAAAAGCCCCCTGTAACCAGGGAGCTTTATATATTTAAGAATATGACGTATTTAAATACTTAGTTGGTTAAATGCAATGCTGCCGCCACTTCGTTAAAGTTTTTAACATTAAGATGAGGGTTAGCCGCGTTTAATGTGGTAATTGCGGTTCCGGGGATTACAACTACCCTGAAATCAATCCCTGAGGCTTGGGTAAAATTAGCTTTAAGATCAATGTAGCCTACACCGTAATCATTAAAGGTGATGGTGTGACCTGCTTCAGAGTAAGGTAAAGAATACCAGCCTGAAGTTGAACCTGTGTTACGTAAATAAACCAAAACAGTCCCCTGGTCCACTATAGCCTGTGTAATAGCGGGCACTGTGAATTTAGTTAAACCCGCAACCACAACACCCTTATCTACCAATAAAAAGTTTTGAACGTTTGCATTTCCAGGATCACCTTTATCGCCTTTAGGCCCTTGCGCTCCTGTAGCACCAGTTGCGCCGGTTGCTCCTGTTGCGCCTTGTGCTCCGGTAGCTCCCTGTGCACCGGTTGCACCAGTTGCGCCAGTTGCGCCGGTTGGGCCTTGTGCTCCGGTATCACCTTTTACCCCCTGTGCACCGGTGGCTCCGGTTGCTCCCGTTGCGCCTATTGGGCCTTGAGCACCTGTTGGGCCTTGAGCACCTACTGCACCCGTAGCACCAGTTGCACCAGTTGCTCCTGCAGGCCCGGTTGCACCATCCTTACCATCGGCTCCTGCAGCGCCTGTTGCACCTGTAGCTCCTGTGGCGCCTGTTGCACCTGTATCACCTTTTGGTCCCTGAGGTCCTACTGGTCCTCCTGCTGGCCCTGCGGGACCTTGTGGTCCTGCGGCGCCCGTTGCACCAGTTGCTCCTTGTGCGCCTGTTGCGCCCGTTGCACCAGCAGGGCCTGCTGTTTTATCTTTTTTACATGCCGCTATGCTTAACAGGCATATGAATAAAATAGGTAGTAAAAGTCTAATTGGTTTCATATTCGAATGCGATTATTGTTTTTGTTATATCGGCTTTTACGCAAGTGTTTTCAAATTAGTTACAGTTGTTGTTATATGAATAAAATTTGCTTACCATTTTATAAATTTAAGATACGCTTATTGGAGGCCATTGATTAACAAATGTTTAAAATTATTGCGATGTACGAGTAACAACATGGCATGATTTTCGTTTAACATCAACAAAAAATTAACCTATGGCTAATGTAAATAATTCCCTGCACACTAAAGTTCATCACTGGATTGATGCTATTGGTTTTCGGCTCAATGGGTCGCAAACCAGTAAAAACAATATAACAACCAATCATTATTTTTTTGAAACATTCAATTTTTTTGAAAAATCGAAGAATAATGATGTAAAAAATTCCAAGTTTTTATGTTTTGACGCTTACGGACAATCCATCAACGTCAAATCTCTACTTGATCTTCAAACAGCATTCTTTGAAAACATCAGCCAGCTTTAATTGGAGAATGCGATGTTTATGATCGGCAATTAGCCAGGAGCACTTTGTGGGAAGGTTTTTTTTTATTCTATATTTAGTAACTTAATGTATTAAAATAACAAAACCCCGTCTTTTAAACAGGACGGGGTTTTGGCTTTTTATGCTTTTTAAATATTTAATCGCCTGATATTAAAAGTT of Mucilaginibacter xinganensis contains these proteins:
- a CDS encoding response regulator, whose amino-acid sequence is MDNPNKKIIIFDDDEDILSICSFILEEQGWVVSAFADCNNIIEKVSAIMPNVILMDNWIPDDGGIVATKKIKQSKNLKHIPIIYFSANSDIELLANDAGAETYLAKPFDLEDLERVINSVLTQTAK
- a CDS encoding protease inhibitor I42 family protein; this translates as MIDYSNSGKTIKVSRGQIINLTLGNPGDGGYVFDAPEYNSKVLSLIANTHQPPISNAIGDFGKDIWQFKALASGSSNLTITATRSFDKNNPVVMFSGTIAVN
- a CDS encoding YifB family Mg chelatase-like AAA ATPase, which encodes MLVKTFGSAVYGIEAITITIEVNISSGKLAYFIVGLPDNAVRESMQRIEAALQTNNYRMPRQRIVVNMAPADIRKEGSAYDLTIATAILASSGQIENEDLEKYLIMGELSLDGSLQPIKGALPIAIQARKEGYKGFILPKQNAREAAIVNELEVYGVENIKEVVGFFNGETQLTPEVVNTRDEFFKSLTNYDSDFSEVRGQENIKRALEIAAAGGHNVILIGPPGAGKTMLARRLPSILPPLSLYESLETTKIHSVAGKLSAADALVTTRPFRSPHHTISDVALVGGGSNPQPGEISLAHNGVLFLDELPEFKRSALEVMRQPLEERRVTISRAKFTVDYPSSFMLVASMNPCPCGYFNHPEKDCICPPGVVQKYLSKISGPLLDRIDLHVEVTPVNFTELASDRLAEKSEFIRNRVIKARDVQAERFGNKPELHANAQMSPQMVRDICKIGDAGQALLKRAMEKLGLSARAYDRILKVSRTIADLAGSEQIELEHLAEAINFRSLDREGWAG
- a CDS encoding response regulator; its protein translation is MDKINILVIDDNPIEHTIMQRMFDKFQLFPKASHSLDARLSMDIFEQHYSTLDLIPDVVFLDLNMPDFSGWNFLESFENVYKKIKKPVDIYILTSSIDNKDKRLPDQYPFVKACITKPIKMDTLLNLHSLYHSSKAAS
- a CDS encoding outer membrane beta-barrel protein encodes the protein MKSLLLITIIALISITYSFAQTGREVHGTVVDSTRLSVPSANIKLVSDKGDSTIAIADVNGKFTFQGVKGAKLTITITSIGYQALKRHYTLDNANTPSDLGNIVLKTESKMLNEVTIVGVVPVTLKEDTVQYQASAYKVRENAPVEDLVKKLPGVDVDINGNVSTQGKQVTKVRINGKDFMGGDVQSALKNLPADVVENIQMIDDYGDQANLTGVKTGDPDKIMNITVRKDKNYGYFGQATAGDGSDALPQDQGIPNKNRYLTSLNAFNFKGDQQIAVLGSINNTNVNTFTFGSTGGGGAGGGGGRGNAGRGGGNTGSLTTTANGTTLAHSIGANFRDQWGKKLSVYGSYSFMDNTTNTINNISQQNTSPTNPSIQQQNSNETDGKINHRFNWNMEYKPDTANYLKVVPNFTYSGATTNDFETVNFLRNGSVSSAYTSTTIGNSQSPNYGFNALYNHKFNHRRNLSINASVSSGHSNSFQNPLYDFTVGAPTSPANQLINVASQTTTYGINFSYREPMGKRSFLELNYAYNRSVTNNDKQTDTLFDASSVSFRNDSALSTRYNYNFTTNRVGLNYLFIEKKYNYVLGLGVQPSVLDGYSPLTNLSTHISTFNVIPSARFVYNFSRGKVFSLNYNGSSSQPSFTQLQPVFDFSNASYPTEGNPNLKPQFTNNFQIRYNNFSFATGDVFFAYVNLQQIQNSVVTNTITYPRVYARDPRFQNTILTQYLNAGGYYNLSTRVTYQKPWANRRYVVSLDGTVNYTNNVGYLSNVDTTGAETTEKNIAKNLQFTPKVSFRVDITDHIDAQVFTSYSVNRTSNSIVNPLTDAVSNVRAWSSGINGKNYFGDWTFSYDYSHVSNYGYASSVKVTNPDILNLYLERRFMKDHRGTIRLSAFDLFNQNTGFSSATSASSVTQTQVNRLSRYYLATFTLRLQKFAGKSPVQGDPASRGFRRGGDGGGRRDGGGGPDNSPN